The segment GAACCTCGGAACCAGCTCGCAGTAGCGCCGGTAGGATTCCCCGAACCTCTGGCGCAGCTCCCGTTCCTCCAGGGGTAGCTGAAGCGCGAGCTGCGCCAGATACAACACCGCGAGCAGCACGAGACCCAGGTTCCGCGTCAACAACGCGGTCCCGGCGATGAGCAGGAAGTCCGTCACGTACAGCGGATTGCGGACGTAGCGGTAAGGCCCTTCGAGCACGAGCCGCTGGGGCACGTTGTTCTCCTCCGCCCCCGCGCCCGGCGGAAACAGAGCCCCGGCGAAGAGTAGCCGCGCCCACCCCATCTTCGCCACAGCCCACGTCCCGACCCCGACGGAGACAATCAGCACTAGCCCACCAAGAAGCTGCAGCGGAAAAGCTCCCTGCCAGCTCCATCCGAGCCAGATCGGGGCGAGCAGGATCAGGGCCAGCGTCGTCCCGCCCCAGAGTATCCCAACCTCGACCACGTACCAGGCGACGATCCCCCGCCGCCTCAGCCAGCTCCGCCACAACGAGAGCACCGGATACGTAACCAGGTCTATGACCACCATCCCGCCGTAGAAGGCCGCCACGAACAGCGGGGTAAGTATCCACCGTCCGAGTAGCAGGTCTCCCACACCACAGATTACGAAAGCGGCGACCCAGGCGACGGCGGGCACCAAGTGCATCTCGCCCCGCGCTCCGACCCGGCTCGCCATGAAGCGTATTCTAAAGCAACAGGCCCTACGGGTTCAGCGTAAGCTACTTTCCGCCGAGTATCCCGCCTACGCCCAGCTTCAACCCGGAAACGCCCTCCGAAGCAATCTCGTCGCCGCGATGGTAGCGGCGGGTGAGACCGTAAGCACCGTGCTGTGGAGCGGAGTGCGACTCTACCTCATTGGCGGCGAGGTCCACGATCCACACCTCTGGAACGCCCGCCCCAGCATACAGGGGCAGCTTCACACTCCGGTCGTACTCCAGCGAGCTCTCCGACACCTCGACCAGTAGCAGCGCGTCCCCGGGACCGGGATGCTCCCGCTCGTAGAAGTCCTCCCGGAACCTGAGCAGCGCGAGGTCCGGCTGTGGCTCATTGTGCTCGTCCAGCCTTACGGGGCCTTGCGGACTTACTATGTAATCTCCGACGGCGAAGCTCATGAGCAATCTGTTGAGCCGGTTTACAACAGCCTGATGCCTGCTGCCGATAGGCGACATCTCCACGACCTCCCCGTCCACGAGCTCGACCCGAGCCTCCTCGGATAGAATGCCGGCCTCGGCCATGCGATGGTACTCCGTGGTGTCGAAGCGGTGTCTGCGTACCGTAGCGCCCAACGTATCCACTCGGCTCCTCCTGCTAAGGGCGTGCCTCCACACCCGGATTCTAGCCCAACCACCGGCTGAAAGCTGACGGCTGACCGCTCTACGGCAGCAGCGTCTCGCCCATCAGGTACTCGTCGGCCTCGCGGGCGGCCTTGCGGCCTTCGGCTATTGCCCACACTATGAGGGAGGCTCCGCGCTTTGCGTCTCCGGCGACGAACATTCCGGGCTCGTG is part of the Rubrobacter aplysinae genome and harbors:
- a CDS encoding Uma2 family endonuclease; the encoded protein is MDTLGATVRRHRFDTTEYHRMAEAGILSEEARVELVDGEVVEMSPIGSRHQAVVNRLNRLLMSFAVGDYIVSPQGPVRLDEHNEPQPDLALLRFREDFYEREHPGPGDALLLVEVSESSLEYDRSVKLPLYAGAGVPEVWIVDLAANEVESHSAPQHGAYGLTRRYHRGDEIASEGVSGLKLGVGGILGGK
- a CDS encoding methyltransferase family protein; the encoded protein is MASRVGARGEMHLVPAVAWVAAFVICGVGDLLLGRWILTPLFVAAFYGGMVVIDLVTYPVLSLWRSWLRRRGIVAWYVVEVGILWGGTTLALILLAPIWLGWSWQGAFPLQLLGGLVLIVSVGVGTWAVAKMGWARLLFAGALFPPGAGAEENNVPQRLVLEGPYRYVRNPLYVTDFLLIAGTALLTRNLGLVLLAVLYLAQLALQLPLEERELRQRFGESYRRYCELVPRFVPRRRPVGRRDLTSDG